The Pseudanabaena sp. ABRG5-3 genome includes the window TTCTCAAACAGTTCTAAATGGGATGGAAAATGATTATCTTTAAATTCGCGCAAACCCCTAATTAGTTTTCGCATAGAAGCACTTTTATTACTTTATTTATTAACCATAGAAGCTACCACAATGCTTAGAACAACAACGTAAACTAGAAATGCTTCTTTGCAATCAACTATAGCAATGTAAGGTTTGCTTAAGACATAAAACCCAAATAAGTGAAGGCGGCACTTCGTGCCGCCTTCACTTATTTGGGTTTTGATTTGTCCTAGCTATCTCTTACATTGCTATAGTTAACGCGAGTTCGGGATAATTTGAAACGGGCTTTGAGAGAGGGTTTGCTACGCAAACCCTCTCTCAAAGCCCAAAAGTAAAAGCCTTGCGTAGCAAGGCTTTTACTTTTGGGCTTTTAAAATTTGCCAGCTTAACCCGAACTGACGTTAGTTATTCAAATTGTGATCGCTATTAAATGTCCGTAAGAATTTTTTGATCTTACGAAGGTTGTAAAGAACAGTTCTGTAAATAAACAGAAACCAAAACATAAATGCTCTTTTTATAATATATTGACGAGAATTATTAGAGCAGGTATGTAGATTCTCAATTGTTGATGCTTCTGCACAGTAAAGCTTATAGCCTAAAATCAAGAACTCCTTATCTTGCCAATAGGATTCACCATATTGGTTCAGGGTGTCATTGCGGACATCACTGCGATGCAAATGATGGGACACAATGCTTAAGCAAGGATTAGCAACAACTAATCCTGCTTCCACTGCGCGTTGGGCAATCATCTGATCGCAGCCTAAAATACCTAAATGATAGTTAGACTGAAATGAGCGCAGTGGAGTACGGAACACCCAGCAATCATGGGAACCAATATCAGCTTTCTCAGTTAATACCCATTGATTTTCCACTTTTTCGTCATAGCGAGAAATTGTCCAAAAAGAATCGCTAGGAATATTGTTAGCTAACTCCAGTCGGCTATTTTCATCAAAATAGATATCTGCATTACAGATGGCAATTATTTGATCTTTTCCAAGCTGATTTGCGATCGCAAAAAAATCAGAATAAAGTGGTCTTTGATCAATTTTAATGATTTCTAACTTCTCATTCTTAATTTCATTGAGCAAATTGAGATCTGCTTCATTATGATTACTTTTTACTTCCAATAAGACTTTAATCTTTTTGATGGATGGATTAGATAGATTAATTTGGAGGCATCTAAGATATTCAGCAAATCTTTTACTCTGACAGGGAATGTGAAAAGTCGTAAATAGCGTAACCATAGTTAGATCTTCAATAGTTCTAGAGCCCAAATACTGCATCAACGCTCATGGATGGGTACATAGGTCACATCATGCAATCCTGTGTACATTTGGGTAGGACGGAACAATCGGTTATCAGAAAGCTGTTCTTTCCAATGAGCTAGCCATCCAGGTACACGGGCGATCGCAAAAATTGTAGTAAACAAATTACTGGGAATTCCCAACTTCTTGTAAACCAATCCTGAATAGAAATCAACATTAGGATGAATTCCCTTACTCGCAAGCTTCTCATAGGCTTGCTTTTCCAGTTCTAAAGCAATGTCGTAGTAAGGATCGTGACCGAATTTGTCAAACAACTCATGGACTAATCCCTGAAGGACAATCGCACGCGGATCTTTCACTTTATAAATACGATGTCCAAAGCCCATGAGCTTCTCCTTCCTCTGAATTTTGCCCTCAAGATAAGAAGTGACATTATCAATGGAGCCAATTTCTTCGAGCATGTTCATTACCTCCTCATTAGCTCCTCCATGCAAAGGTCCAGCCAGAGTACCGATCGCCGAAGTCATCACCGCATAGGGATCAGTTAAGGTCGAAGCTGTTACCAAAGCCGCAAAGGTCGAAGCATTAACTGTATGCTCAGCATGGAGAGTCAAACATACATCAAAAATACGTGCCGCCAGAGGATCAGGAACCTTCTCATTTAACATGTAGAGAAAATTGGAAGCATAATCTAAGTCATCACGAGGCATCACAGGATCATTGCCTTGACGCATCATGTGAAAGGCTGCCACCATAGTTGGGACTTTAGCTAAAAGTCTTACTGTTGCTTGATAGATATAGTCCAAATCATGGAAATTCCCCAAAGGATAAAACATTCCCAACGCAGCAACACTAGTTTGTAGCGCATCCATGGGATGAGCATTATCTGGAAATGACTTAATCATGTCGCGAATACGATATTTGATTCTTCTTCTATGGGTAATATCGTGTTCAAATTCATTTAGTTGAATGGCTTTGGGTAGATCACCGAAGATTAATAAGTAACTGGTTTCAAGGAAATTACTATACTTGCAAAGATCCTCGATACGGATACCCCGATATTCGAGCAAACCTGCTTGACCATCAACATAACTTATGTTTGATTGGGTGGCAGGCACTCCTTCTAAACCAGGCTTATATTCTCCGATTGCCATATATTAGCTACCTTACAAGATTGATTTTGTTGATTTCTGGGATTATTTTATCGTTTGAATGCTTATGATTACGCATCTAGTGCTGCAAGAATGTGTGGCAGGCTGCACTAACACAATTTTAGCGCTGTAAAAATGCAACTTGATAAATACCATCACTTTCTAAAAACTGGTATGAGCGCAAGCATTGCTCACGCTCATACCAGTTTCGATTAAGGCTTAGATAGGCGATAGATTGTAACTATCTAATTTTTATTGAAATGGGTTATTGCCATATTTGCCAAAGAGAGTAGCTTCACCCTTAATAACGGCTTTACCAAGGTTAAAGGCTGCCCAGAAAACTACCAAAACAACTGGTCCTAATACAACTAATACTCTCCAATCCATATATTTACACCTTAAATAAAATTAAATAGAAATTGCTTTTAGCCCCTATTATGACAGTAAATCTGTCCAAAAAGTAGATGAGCAGAGGCATGTCCCACTACTTTGTCAACGTTATTTGACTAGTTCGTGATATATGTCATCTGTCTAGTTTTAATTTTTTATGGAATACTGGCAAGCTTTTATTTTGGGGATTGTGCAAGGACTGACTGAGTTTTTGCCTATTAGTAGCTCAGCACACCTGAAGGTTATCCCCGCCCTTCTGCGATGGAATGATGCTGGTGTATCTTTTGATGCTGTGATCCAGCTTGGGAGCATTGTGGCTGTGGTGAGCTACTTTTGGAAAGATCTCAGTAATATTACGCTTGGAAGTATTGAGGCTGTACGCAAGAAACAATATAAATCGCAGGAGTTTAAACTCGCTGCGGCGATCGCCTTAGGGACAGTTCCGATTTTATTTGGCGGCTTGTTGATTAAAGTATTAGTCAAAGATTACGACAACTCACCTTTACGGAGTTTGACCGCGATCGCGATCGCCTCAATCTTTATGTCGATCTTGCTCGCCTTAGCTGAGCTATTTGGACAAAATAGCCAAAAAGAAAAGCGCCATTTTCAAAGAGTCAGAGTGATTGATGGGATCTTAATGGGCTTAGCCCAAGCGATGGCACTTATTCCAGGGGTATCCCGTTCTGGTTCAACCTTAACCGCAGGTTTATTTCTTGGTTTAGATCGGGTTGCTGCTACGAGATTTTCATTTTTGTTAGGGATTCCTGCTATTACGATCGCAGGTTTGGTGGAGTTACTGAGCATTATCAAAAAGGGCTTTGATGTTGGCGCAGGACAGCTAGCCGTTGGACTATTCTCCTCAGTAATTTTTTCCTACTTAGCGATCGCATGGCTCCTCAAGTTCTTTCAAACCCATACTACATGGGTGTTTGTTGGCTACAGACTAGCTTTTGGGGCATTACTACTCGCAGGTGTAGGCTTAGGCTGGTTTAAATAAAACCCAAGAATTGATTGGCGGCGCGGAGTGCCGCCAATCAATTCTTGGGTTTTGATTTGTCCTAAGATTAAGTGACTGTAGCTATAAATTTTTGCTCTAGCAAAAATTTATTTGTTTATTTCCTGTATAGTTATAGATCGCACGATCTTTCATGCTCGGATCGGGTTGTTTGTAAAATTGGTGAACTTTACTCACCAATACCTGTACGGCATCTACTGAATATTTAAAAACCATGAGTTACGCAATCATTGAAACAGGCGGTAAGCAATATCGCGTCGAAGTCGGCAGATTTTATGACGTTGAATTACTTGAAGCCGAACCAGACAGTAAATTGACCATTGATAAAGTTTTGTTTGCCAACCTAGATGGTGACATTTCAATCGGTCAGCCTATCGTTGATAATGCAAGTGTCGAAGTTACTGTACTGCGCCACCTAAAGGCAAAAAAAGTAATCGTTTATAAAATGCGTCCCAAGAAAAAAACTCGCAGAAAGAACGGTCACCGTCAGCCCCTCTCCCGCATCATGGTTGAAGCAATCAATCTAAGTGGTAAGGCTGCTTAAGTATATAAAAAAGGCGCAAAGCGCCTTTTTTATCAGTTTCTGTTAATCATTACGAGGATCAAAAACAAATGGCACATAAGAAGGGTACAGGTAGTACAAGAAACGGTCGTGACTCTAATGCTAAACGCCTTGGCGTAAAGCGTTATGGTGGTCAAGTTGTTAAAGCTGGCAGCATTTTAGTGCGTCAGCGTGGCACAAAATTCCACCCTGGTAATAATGTTGGTCGTGGTAGCGATGATACTTTATACGCAACCGTTGACGGCATTGTCACCTTTGAACGTTTTGGTAAAACCCGCAAGAAAATTAGCGTTTATGCTCCTGTAGAAGCAGCATAAAGCATATACAGCTATCGTCTGTGTTAGAAACCCAAGAAGAGAATGGCGACGCGAAGCGTCGCCATTCTCTTCTTGGGTTTTATGTACTAATAAAAAAGCAGCGCTAAGCGCTGCTTTTTTATTGGCTATTTTTGAGAGCCTCATATTGCTGTAAAACGCTTCTGAGTTTATCGATCTGAATTGGTTTGCTAATGTAATCATTCATGCCTGCCTTGCGACAGACATATTGATCATCATGGGTTGCATTGGCAGTAATGGCAACGATCGCAATCGGTGACATTTGGGATTCAAGTTCCTGATTACGAATATATTGAGTTGCTTCTATACCATCCATTTCAGGCATCTGAATATCCATGAGGATCAGATCGTAGGATTTATTGGCGATCGCCTTGATTACTTCTTGACCATTGCCCACCACATCAGCTTCATATCCCAAGTGCTTGAGTACACGCAGAGCTACTTTTTGATTGACAAGATTGTCTTCAGCTAACAAGATGCTCAAGGGGGTATGCACAAATGAAGAAGAGGAATTGCTGAGATCGGCACTAATATTGCAATCT containing:
- a CDS encoding citrate synthase codes for the protein MAIGEYKPGLEGVPATQSNISYVDGQAGLLEYRGIRIEDLCKYSNFLETSYLLIFGDLPKAIQLNEFEHDITHRRRIKYRIRDMIKSFPDNAHPMDALQTSVAALGMFYPLGNFHDLDYIYQATVRLLAKVPTMVAAFHMMRQGNDPVMPRDDLDYASNFLYMLNEKVPDPLAARIFDVCLTLHAEHTVNASTFAALVTASTLTDPYAVMTSAIGTLAGPLHGGANEEVMNMLEEIGSIDNVTSYLEGKIQRKEKLMGFGHRIYKVKDPRAIVLQGLVHELFDKFGHDPYYDIALELEKQAYEKLASKGIHPNVDFYSGLVYKKLGIPSNLFTTIFAIARVPGWLAHWKEQLSDNRLFRPTQMYTGLHDVTYVPIHER
- a CDS encoding photosystem II protein Y, whose amino-acid sequence is MDWRVLVVLGPVVLVVFWAAFNLGKAVIKGEATLFGKYGNNPFQ
- a CDS encoding undecaprenyl-diphosphate phosphatase, whose protein sequence is MEYWQAFILGIVQGLTEFLPISSSAHLKVIPALLRWNDAGVSFDAVIQLGSIVAVVSYFWKDLSNITLGSIEAVRKKQYKSQEFKLAAAIALGTVPILFGGLLIKVLVKDYDNSPLRSLTAIAIASIFMSILLALAELFGQNSQKEKRHFQRVRVIDGILMGLAQAMALIPGVSRSGSTLTAGLFLGLDRVAATRFSFLLGIPAITIAGLVELLSIIKKGFDVGAGQLAVGLFSSVIFSYLAIAWLLKFFQTHTTWVFVGYRLAFGALLLAGVGLGWFK
- the rplU gene encoding 50S ribosomal protein L21 — encoded protein: MSYAIIETGGKQYRVEVGRFYDVELLEAEPDSKLTIDKVLFANLDGDISIGQPIVDNASVEVTVLRHLKAKKVIVYKMRPKKKTRRKNGHRQPLSRIMVEAINLSGKAA
- the rpmA gene encoding 50S ribosomal protein L27, whose protein sequence is MAHKKGTGSTRNGRDSNAKRLGVKRYGGQVVKAGSILVRQRGTKFHPGNNVGRGSDDTLYATVDGIVTFERFGKTRKKISVYAPVEAA
- a CDS encoding response regulator — encoded protein: MDTLGNLDQSTSNQTPDCNISADLSNSSSSFVHTPLSILLAEDNLVNQKVALRVLKHLGYEADVVGNGQEVIKAIANKSYDLILMDIQMPEMDGIEATQYIRNQELESQMSPIAIVAITANATHDDQYVCRKAGMNDYISKPIQIDKLRSVLQQYEALKNSQ